A segment of the Natrinema sp. SYSU A 869 genome:
GCTTCTCCTGCACGATGGAACGCAACTATTCGATCGCCTGGAGACGGGCTGTGACCTGACTCTCTTGGAGACCAAGGCCTACGACAGCGGAATCGTCCTTCTCCACTACCGACTCGTGGACGGCGACGAATCGAACGAGGACGGACAATGACCGAAAACACGACGAACGAGACGTTGATCGAAACAAACGGACAAATCATGACCGCCGAACGTCACTTCGACGCGCCGCGAGAGCGCGTGTTCGACGCCTGGACGGATCCCGACCAGGTCGATCAGTGGTGGGGCCCGACCGCTTTCTCGATCAGACCGACGAGACGGACGTTCGACCGAACGGCATCTGGGAGTTCCAGTGGTGGATCCCGAAGGCGAGGAATTCCCGAACCGGACCGTCTACGACGAAACCGAACGACCATTTAGTGAATCAGCTGACTCGTGAACTCGACACGCGTCGCAGCAAGATGACGGCAATACCACCAAGCACGAGGTCAAACACACCGAGTATCACTATCGCTGGCACAATGGTATTCCAAATACCGGAGAACACTGTCACGTCGATTACAGTGAGGACATCCTGGCCGAGCATCAGCGCACGGACGGCATCGACACCGTACGTGATTGGATTGAACATTGCCACGATCTGCATCCACTTCGGTAGAACGCTGATCGGCTTGCAACGATAGAAGACGAAAATCCGAAGATCATAACGTGTACCGTGACAGGTGATGAGACGTGGCTGGCATATCTCCAGTACG
Coding sequences within it:
- a CDS encoding SRPBCC domain-containing protein gives rise to the protein MTENTTNETLIETNGQIMTAERHFDAPRERVFDAWTDPDQVDQWWGPTAFSIRPTRRTFDRTASGSSSGGSRRRGIPEPDRLRRNRTTI